The proteins below come from a single Chryseobacterium bernardetii genomic window:
- a CDS encoding IS110 family RNA-guided transposase: MGKIIGIDISKQVFDVSFLEGNLWKHKVLSNKLLGFEKLITFIEKEDIVVMEASGTYYLPLAEYLYSQGINVVIENPLSIKRYAQSRLKRAKTDKADSKVIAEYGKKNLDELSLWNPESKTCIRIRQMHTRIQMIQKQTSQTYNQLEAFRSSGFLDEKLEIEMNNSIEQLRLGKEILESEIERLALEEFEQTIECLTSIPGIGIKTAIMLIVITDNFKKFEHHKQLIAFVGFSPRIYESGSSVRGRSSICKMGKSQIRKLLYLCSWSAKRWNKKCKEMYERLITKGKAERVAKIALANKLLKQAFAIGKNKEKYREDFC, encoded by the coding sequence ATGGGTAAAATTATAGGAATTGACATTAGTAAGCAAGTTTTTGATGTAAGCTTTTTGGAAGGGAATCTTTGGAAGCATAAGGTCTTAAGCAATAAATTATTAGGTTTTGAAAAACTGATAACCTTCATTGAAAAAGAAGATATAGTAGTGATGGAAGCTTCAGGTACTTATTATCTTCCTTTAGCAGAATATCTTTATTCACAGGGGATTAATGTAGTGATAGAAAATCCTCTTTCCATCAAACGTTATGCTCAATCAAGACTCAAACGAGCCAAAACGGATAAAGCAGATTCGAAGGTTATTGCTGAATATGGCAAAAAGAATTTGGATGAGCTAAGTTTGTGGAATCCTGAGAGTAAAACGTGCATCAGAATTCGTCAAATGCATACAAGAATCCAAATGATTCAGAAACAAACCAGTCAGACTTATAATCAGTTAGAAGCTTTCAGAAGCAGTGGTTTTCTGGATGAAAAGTTAGAAATAGAAATGAACAATTCCATAGAACAACTTCGACTAGGAAAAGAAATATTGGAATCGGAGATAGAAAGGCTGGCCTTGGAAGAATTTGAACAAACCATTGAATGTCTTACCAGTATTCCCGGAATCGGAATAAAAACAGCTATTATGCTCATTGTGATTACAGATAATTTTAAAAAGTTCGAACATCATAAGCAACTCATTGCTTTTGTAGGATTCAGTCCTCGGATTTATGAAAGCGGAAGCAGTGTGAGAGGACGCTCAAGTATTTGTAAGATGGGTAAATCTCAGATCAGAAAGCTATTGTATCTATGCAGCTGGTCAGCCAAACGCTGGAATAAAAAATGTAAAGAAATGTATGAAAGACTTATCACAAAAGGAAAAGCAGAAAGAGTGGCAAAGATAGCTCTTGCCAATAAACTCTTAAAACAAGCATTTGCTATCGGAAAGAATAAAGAAAAATATAGAGAAGATTTTTGTTAA